From a single Planococcus shenhongbingii genomic region:
- a CDS encoding lysophospholipid acyltransferase family protein codes for MYNSVRTFSFLFGYLPMAAVNLKKFQAQKEILSKQEYDALIHTEPQKWAKGILKRTKSRIETSGLENLPEGPALLVANHEGNFDIPVLLSEIPKPFGFISKKEVKKFPVIPVYMEDMNCVFLDRTDRRSAYKSITDTAQKLKDGHSILIFPEGTRSKGEGISDFKTGFVRIAKDAGVPIVPIAIHGTSDIMEKNNNKIRPGHVTIRVLEPVLAETVEKTEAKQLIELVRKTVETEVQSMAQEKADLK; via the coding sequence TGGCAGCTGTGAATCTTAAAAAATTCCAGGCCCAAAAAGAAATCTTGAGCAAGCAGGAGTACGATGCTTTGATCCACACCGAACCGCAAAAATGGGCAAAAGGCATCCTAAAGCGGACGAAAAGCCGAATTGAAACAAGCGGTTTGGAGAATTTGCCGGAAGGGCCGGCACTGCTGGTGGCAAACCATGAAGGCAATTTTGATATTCCGGTCCTGCTGTCGGAAATCCCCAAACCATTTGGGTTTATTTCAAAAAAAGAAGTGAAGAAATTTCCGGTGATTCCGGTTTATATGGAAGATATGAATTGCGTATTTCTGGACCGGACTGACCGTCGAAGTGCCTATAAATCGATAACCGATACGGCCCAAAAGCTGAAAGATGGCCATTCCATTCTGATATTTCCGGAAGGCACCCGCAGCAAAGGCGAAGGCATAAGCGATTTTAAGACTGGATTTGTCCGGATCGCTAAAGACGCTGGTGTGCCGATCGTTCCGATTGCGATACATGGAACGTCCGATATCATGGAGAAAAACAACAACAAAATCCGGCCGGGACATGTCACCATCCGGGTGCTTGAACCGGTTTTGGCTGAGACCGTTGAAAAAACAGAAGCCAAGCAACTGATTGAACTGGTCAGAAAAACGGTGGAAACGGAAGTCCAGTCGATGGCGCAAGAAAAAGCAGATCTCAAGTAG
- a CDS encoding DegV family protein, with translation MSKIHIVTDSTADLKPEVIEKYNLHVVPLSIQIGGQTYLDRVDLEPKAFLDLMKNTPELPKSSQPAPGVFKELYDRLGQNGDQVLSIHMTGGMSGTVESARTAAELTDTDVTVIDSRYISHALAFQVFEAADMAKQGKPMEEIVARVHQIRENSKLYVVVDTLDNLVKGGRIGKGRAMLGSFLKIKPIASLDGGEYTPVAKVRSYKQVVQYLMDDFKERTAGKLVKGIGIAHADGLSIADPLKKQLQEAGYTDIRMDFTTPVISTHTGIGAIGFMFYTD, from the coding sequence ATGTCGAAAATTCACATCGTAACCGACTCGACGGCAGACTTGAAACCGGAAGTCATCGAGAAATATAATCTTCATGTGGTTCCGTTAAGCATCCAAATCGGCGGACAAACTTATCTGGACCGTGTCGATCTGGAGCCAAAAGCTTTTCTGGATTTGATGAAAAACACACCTGAGCTGCCGAAAAGTTCACAGCCGGCTCCCGGTGTATTCAAAGAATTATACGACCGTTTAGGGCAGAATGGCGATCAGGTGCTGTCCATTCATATGACTGGCGGCATGAGCGGCACCGTTGAATCGGCCCGGACAGCTGCGGAATTGACGGATACGGATGTAACCGTCATCGATTCCCGCTATATATCGCATGCGCTGGCTTTTCAAGTGTTTGAAGCCGCTGATATGGCGAAGCAAGGGAAACCGATGGAAGAAATCGTGGCAAGGGTCCATCAAATCCGCGAAAACAGCAAACTTTATGTAGTGGTAGATACATTGGATAATCTGGTAAAAGGCGGCCGCATCGGCAAAGGGCGGGCTATGCTCGGCTCATTTTTGAAGATCAAGCCGATCGCTTCGCTGGATGGCGGCGAATATACGCCCGTAGCAAAAGTCCGAAGCTATAAACAAGTGGTCCAGTATTTGATGGACGATTTCAAAGAACGGACCGCTGGAAAGCTGGTAAAAGGCATTGGCATCGCCCATGCAGATGGATTGAGCATCGCAGATCCATTGAAAAAGCAGCTTCAAGAAGCCGGCTATACCGATATCCGAATGGACTTCACAACGCCGGTCATTTCCACCCATACGGGAATTGGCGCCATCGGCTTTATGTTCTATACGGATTAA